A genomic window from Lotus japonicus ecotype B-129 chromosome 1, LjGifu_v1.2 includes:
- the LOC130733601 gene encoding uncharacterized protein LOC130733601, giving the protein MAPRGRPPKKNRVVGTTRMDAALDAMLQYGFEKRLVRETVQELLDVYEGNQGWPFIEDASYKLLIETILGKQQNSEPDKEDSLQDNARRHDVAETSRNTEVGSSDMVAQDSSLATARITEIGSSSLVAQDSLLLTARITEIGSSSLVAHDSLLQTNDGLDSASQTNDQDSASPGKLFFFEMSPGKLETDKPVPTNRGGNEPGMRAECKTEQKLVDDVKRSSHSKFASNAESTVVRDSGIESSKTPENVPCRRRKPFHGLIGSNGDGDGGGLVYFALPPLHKQIELLTRCAPRSVRSRRRKSRWDEKPDGIE; this is encoded by the exons ATGGCACCCAGAGGAAGACCACCCAAAAAG aACAGGGTGGTGGGTACCACGCGCATGGATGCTGCCCTTGATGCAATGCTTCAATATGGGTTTGAGAAACGACTCGTTCGAGAAACGGTTCAGGAGCTTCTTGAT GTTTATGAAGGAAATCAAGGATGGCCCTTTATTGAAGATGCCTCTTACAAGCTCCTAATTGAGACCATTCTTGGAAAACAACAAAATTCTGAACCAGACAAG GAGGATTCTTTGCAAGATAATGCAAGAAGGCATGATGTTGCTGAGACATCCAGGAATACTGAAGTTGGCTCCTCTGACATGGTCGCTCAGGACTCTTCATTGGCGACAGCCAGGATTACTGAAATCGGCTCGTCTAGCCTGGTAGCTCAGGACTCTTTATTGCTGACAGCCAGGATTACCGAAATCGGCTCATCTAGCCTGGTGGCTCATGACTCTCTACTGCAGACTAATGATGGTTTGGACTCTGCATCTCAAACCAATGATCAAGACTCTGCTTCACCTGgcaaactatttttttttgaaatgtcacCTGGCAAACTAGAAACTG ATAAGCCTGTGCCAACCAATAGAGGAGGAAATGAACCAGGCATGAGGGCGGAGTGTAAAACTGAGCAAAAGCTTGTGGATGATGTCAAAAGAAGCAGTCATAGCAAGTTTGCCAGTAATGCTGAGAGCACTGTTGTGAGAGATTCTGGGATTGAATCCTCAAAAACACCTGAAAATGTTCCATGCCGTAGGCGTAAACCTTTCCATGGATTGATTGGTAGCAATGGCGACGGTGACGGCGGGGGGCTTGTCTACTTTGCACTTCCACCATTACATAAACAGATAGAGTTGTTGACACGTTGTGCTCCCCGGAGTGTCCGTAGCCGAAGGAGGAAGAGTAGATGGGATGAAAAGCCAGATGGTATTGAATGA